The proteins below come from a single Rosa rugosa chromosome 2, drRosRugo1.1, whole genome shotgun sequence genomic window:
- the LOC133734412 gene encoding polyadenylate-binding protein RBP45C-like translates to MMQQPSGGVVPADQQPQQQYQQQPPQQWMMMPPQQQQHQAAAAQAAQAGWAQQQAAMQQQQQPQQYTAAAAGQGSDEIRSLWIGDLLQWMDENYILNCFGPTGEAVNAKVIRNKQTGLPEGYGFIEFRTRSAAEQVLQNYNGTVMPNTEQNFRLNWATLGAGERRQDDGPDYTVFVGDLAADVTDYTLQETFRAHYHSVKGAKVVTDRTTGRSKGYGFVRFGDESEQLRAMNEMNGQFCSSRPMRIGPAATKKPVGGGQPFQKAAYPSSQGNPGEADPNNTTIFVGGLDPSVDDEMLRQSFGMFGELVHVKIPVGKRCGFVQFANRACAEQALSVMNGRVVGSQSVRLSWGRSPSSKQNQPEQTQWNGAGGAGFYQYPQGYDAYTYAPPTQDPNLYYGGYAGYGNYQQPGAAYQQQQQ, encoded by the exons ATGATGCAACAGCCATCAGGAGGAGTCGTCCCGGCGGATCAGCAGCCACAGCAGCAGTACCAGCAGCAACCGCCGCAGCAGTGGATGATGATGCCgccgcagcagcagcaacaCCAAGCTGCCGCTGCTCAGGCCGCCCAGGCCGGGTGGGCCCAGCAGCAGGCGGctatgcagcagcagcagcagcctcAGCAGTACACGGCCGCGGCGGCGGGTCAAGGCTCCGATGAGATCCGATCGCTCTGGATCGGCGACTTGCTCCAGTGGATGGACGAGAACTACATCCTCAACTGCTTCGGTCCCACCGGAGAG GCTGTGAATGCAAAGGTTATCCGTAACAAGCAAACAGGACTGCCAGAAGGGTATGGTTTTATTGAGTTCAGGACTCGCAGTGCGGCTGAGCAGGTTTTGCAGAACTACAATGGTACAGTGATGCCCAACACCGAGCAGAATTTCCGCCTCAACTGGGCCACCCTGGGGGCTGGTGAAAGGCGCCAGGATGATGGCCCGGACTATACTGTTTTTGTTGGCGATTTGGCCGCTGATGTTACCGATTACACCCTTCAAGAGACATTTAGGGCTCATTACCACTCTGTGAAGGGTGCAAAAGTAGTCACTGATAGGACCACCGGACGCTCTAAGGGATATGGCTTTGTTAGGTTTGGAGATGAAAGTGAACAGTTGCGAGCAATGAATGAGATGAATGGTCAGTTTTGCTCTAGCAGACCCATGAGGATTGGGCCTGCTGCTACTAAGAAACCAGTTGGTGGTGGACAACCATTTCAAAAAG CTGCCTACCCAAGTTCTCAAGGAAATCCTGGCGAGGCCGACCCAAATAACACAACA ATATTTGTTGGGGGTTTGGATCCCAGTGTCGATGATGAAATGTTGAGACAATCTTTTGGCATGTTTGGTGAGCTAGTTCATGTGAAGATACCAGTTGGCAAGCGATGTGGTTTTGTTCAATTTGCTAACAG AGCTTGTGCGGAGCAAGCATTGTCGGTGATGAATGGGCGAGTAGTGGGATCACAAAGTGTTAGACTTTCTTGGGGCCGTAGTCCTTCAAGCAAACAG AACCAGCCAGAACAGACACAGTGGAATGGTGCTGGTGGTGCTGGATTTTATCAATATCCCCAAGGATATGATGCGTATACCTATGCACCTCCTACCCAAGACCCTAACCTGTACTATGGAGGGTATGCTGGATATGGAAATTACCAGCAGCCTGGTGCAGCTTACCAACAGCAACAGCAG TGA